A part of Sander vitreus isolate 19-12246 chromosome 8, sanVit1, whole genome shotgun sequence genomic DNA contains:
- the LOC144522331 gene encoding CUGBP Elav-like family member 2 isoform X2, translated as MTSAYNLDFHPLAESRLMASSDTVNGNGSKMNGSLEQLDQPDLDSIKMFVGQIPRSWSETELKELFEPFGPVHQINILRDRTQNPPQSKGCCFVTFYTRKAALEAQNALHNIKTLSGMHHPIQMKPADSEKTSAVEDRKLFIGMVSKKYGENEIRMMFASFGQMEECRILRGPDGQSRGCAFVTFATRAMAQNAIKTMHHSQTMEGCSSPLVVKFADTQRDKEQRRLQQQLVQQIQQLNSASTWGNLAGLGTLTPQYLALLQQATSTSNQGSFNNMQRLGAGMNPLQLQNLATLAAAAAAAQSSGSPNSTSTMSANSAALGALASPVGSTAASSAGAAMNTLASLGTLQGLTGTSMGLNLNALTNSISGMGAMNGGLGASMANGSAASSMDALTQAYSGMQQYTASALPSLYGQSLLQQSIAGGQKEGPEGANLFIYHLPQEFGDQDLLQMFMPFGNVVSAKVFIDKQTNLSKCFGFVSYDNPVSAQAAIQAMNGFQIGMKRLKVQLKRSKNDSKPY; from the exons CAACGGCAACGGCAGCAAGATGAACGGGTCGCTTGAGCAATTGGACCAGCCGGACCTAGACTCCATCAAGATGTTTGTGGGACAGATCCCGCGATCCTGGTCAGAAACAGAACTTAAAGAGCTTTTTGAGCCCTTCGGACCTGTGCATCAGATCAACATCCTACGTGATCGCACCCAGAATCCCCCTCAGAGCAAAG gatgCTGTTTTGTAACTTTTTATACAAGAAAAGCTGCACTGGAggcccagaatgcattgcacaacATAAAGACTTTAAGTGGG atGCATCATCCCATTCAGATGAAACCCGCTGACAGTGAGAAAACAAGTG CGGTAGAAGACCGAAAACTCTTCATCGGAATGGTTTCAAAGAAATACGGCGAGAACGAGATCAGAATGATGTTCGCGTCTTTCGGACAGATGGAAGAGTGCCGAATTCTCCGGGGACCAGATGGTCAGAGCAGAG GCTGTGCGTTTGTCACATTTGCTACCAGGGCAATGGCACAGAATGCAATCAAAACCATGCATCACTCTCAGACTATGGAG GGCTGTTCCTCACCTTTGGTGGTGAAGTTTgccgacacacagagagataagGAGCAGCGgcgcctgcagcagcagctagtGCAGCAGATTCAGCAGCTCAACAGCGCCTCCACCTGGGGAAACCTGGCCGGCCTGGGTACCCTCACACCGCAGTACCTGGCA TTGCTCCAACAGGCCACATCTACCAGTAACCAAGGCAGTTTCAATAATATGCAGAGGCTAGGAG CAGGCATGAACCCCCTTCAGCTGCAGAATTTGGCCACattagctgctgctgcagctgcagcccaGAGCTCTGGCAGCCCGAACTCCACCAGCACCATGTCTGCAAACAGTGCAGCCCTGGGAGCCCTGGCCAGTCCAG TCGGTTCAACAGCAGCGTCCAGTGCAGGTGCTGCCATGAACACCTTGGCATCTCTGGGCACACTGCAGGGTCTCACTGGCACCTCTATGGGCCTCAACCTCAACGCTCTTACCAACAGTATCAGTG GTATGGGGGCCATGAATGGAGGCCTGGGAGCCTCCATGGCCAACGGGTCAGCAGCCAGCTCCATGGACGCTCTGACCCAGGCCTACTCAGGGATGCAGCAGTACACCGCCTCCGCCCTGCCCTCCCTCTATGGCCAGTCTCTCCTGCAGCAAAGCATTGCTGGCGGCCAGAAAGAAG GGCCAGAGGGCGCCAACCTTTTTATCTACCACCTGCCCCAGGAGTTTGGGGACCAGGATCTTCTGCAGATGTTTATGCCTTTTGGAAATGTGGTTTCTGCCAAAGTCTTCATTGACAAGCAGACCAATCTGAGCAAGTGCTTTG GGTTTGTCAGCTATGACAATCCTGTGTCTGCGCAAGCTGCCATCCAGGCCATGAATGGTTTCCAGATCGGAATGAAGAGGCTGAAGGTTCAGCTGAAGCGCTCCAAGAACGACAGCAAACCCTACTGA
- the LOC144522331 gene encoding CUGBP Elav-like family member 2 isoform X1 has product MTSAYNLDFHPLAESRLMASSDTVNGNGSKMNGSLEQLDQPDLDSIKMFVGQIPRSWSETELKELFEPFGPVHQINILRDRTQNPPQSKGCCFVTFYTRKAALEAQNALHNIKTLSGMHHPIQMKPADSEKTSAVEDRKLFIGMVSKKYGENEIRMMFASFGQMEECRILRGPDGQSRGCAFVTFATRAMAQNAIKTMHHSQTMEGCSSPLVVKFADTQRDKEQRRLQQQLVQQIQQLNSASTWGNLAGLGTLTPQYLALLQQATSTSNQGSFNNMQRLGAGMNPLQLQNLATLAAAAAAAQSSGSPNSTSTMSANSAALGALASPVGSTAASSAGAAMNTLASLGTLQGLTGTSMGLNLNALTNSISGMGAMNGGLGASMANGSAASSMDALTQAYSGMQQYTASALPSLYGQSLLQQSIAGGQKEVGPEGANLFIYHLPQEFGDQDLLQMFMPFGNVVSAKVFIDKQTNLSKCFGFVSYDNPVSAQAAIQAMNGFQIGMKRLKVQLKRSKNDSKPY; this is encoded by the exons CAACGGCAACGGCAGCAAGATGAACGGGTCGCTTGAGCAATTGGACCAGCCGGACCTAGACTCCATCAAGATGTTTGTGGGACAGATCCCGCGATCCTGGTCAGAAACAGAACTTAAAGAGCTTTTTGAGCCCTTCGGACCTGTGCATCAGATCAACATCCTACGTGATCGCACCCAGAATCCCCCTCAGAGCAAAG gatgCTGTTTTGTAACTTTTTATACAAGAAAAGCTGCACTGGAggcccagaatgcattgcacaacATAAAGACTTTAAGTGGG atGCATCATCCCATTCAGATGAAACCCGCTGACAGTGAGAAAACAAGTG CGGTAGAAGACCGAAAACTCTTCATCGGAATGGTTTCAAAGAAATACGGCGAGAACGAGATCAGAATGATGTTCGCGTCTTTCGGACAGATGGAAGAGTGCCGAATTCTCCGGGGACCAGATGGTCAGAGCAGAG GCTGTGCGTTTGTCACATTTGCTACCAGGGCAATGGCACAGAATGCAATCAAAACCATGCATCACTCTCAGACTATGGAG GGCTGTTCCTCACCTTTGGTGGTGAAGTTTgccgacacacagagagataagGAGCAGCGgcgcctgcagcagcagctagtGCAGCAGATTCAGCAGCTCAACAGCGCCTCCACCTGGGGAAACCTGGCCGGCCTGGGTACCCTCACACCGCAGTACCTGGCA TTGCTCCAACAGGCCACATCTACCAGTAACCAAGGCAGTTTCAATAATATGCAGAGGCTAGGAG CAGGCATGAACCCCCTTCAGCTGCAGAATTTGGCCACattagctgctgctgcagctgcagcccaGAGCTCTGGCAGCCCGAACTCCACCAGCACCATGTCTGCAAACAGTGCAGCCCTGGGAGCCCTGGCCAGTCCAG TCGGTTCAACAGCAGCGTCCAGTGCAGGTGCTGCCATGAACACCTTGGCATCTCTGGGCACACTGCAGGGTCTCACTGGCACCTCTATGGGCCTCAACCTCAACGCTCTTACCAACAGTATCAGTG GTATGGGGGCCATGAATGGAGGCCTGGGAGCCTCCATGGCCAACGGGTCAGCAGCCAGCTCCATGGACGCTCTGACCCAGGCCTACTCAGGGATGCAGCAGTACACCGCCTCCGCCCTGCCCTCCCTCTATGGCCAGTCTCTCCTGCAGCAAAGCATTGCTGGCGGCCAGAAAGAAG TAGGGCCAGAGGGCGCCAACCTTTTTATCTACCACCTGCCCCAGGAGTTTGGGGACCAGGATCTTCTGCAGATGTTTATGCCTTTTGGAAATGTGGTTTCTGCCAAAGTCTTCATTGACAAGCAGACCAATCTGAGCAAGTGCTTTG GGTTTGTCAGCTATGACAATCCTGTGTCTGCGCAAGCTGCCATCCAGGCCATGAATGGTTTCCAGATCGGAATGAAGAGGCTGAAGGTTCAGCTGAAGCGCTCCAAGAACGACAGCAAACCCTACTGA
- the LOC144522331 gene encoding CUGBP Elav-like family member 2 isoform X5 produces the protein MNGSLEQLDQPDLDSIKMFVGQIPRSWSETELKELFEPFGPVHQINILRDRTQNPPQSKGCCFVTFYTRKAALEAQNALHNIKTLSGMHHPIQMKPADSEKTSAVEDRKLFIGMVSKKYGENEIRMMFASFGQMEECRILRGPDGQSRGCAFVTFATRAMAQNAIKTMHHSQTMEGCSSPLVVKFADTQRDKEQRRLQQQLVQQIQQLNSASTWGNLAGLGTLTPQYLALLQQATSTSNQGSFNNMQRLGAGMNPLQLQNLATLAAAAAAAQSSGSPNSTSTMSANSAALGALASPVGSTAASSAGAAMNTLASLGTLQGLTGTSMGLNLNALTNSISGMGAMNGGLGASMANGSAASSMDALTQAYSGMQQYTASALPSLYGQSLLQQSIAGGQKEVGPEGANLFIYHLPQEFGDQDLLQMFMPFGNVVSAKVFIDKQTNLSKCFGFVSYDNPVSAQAAIQAMNGFQIGMKRLKVQLKRSKNDSKPY, from the exons ATGAACGGGTCGCTTGAGCAATTGGACCAGCCGGACCTAGACTCCATCAAGATGTTTGTGGGACAGATCCCGCGATCCTGGTCAGAAACAGAACTTAAAGAGCTTTTTGAGCCCTTCGGACCTGTGCATCAGATCAACATCCTACGTGATCGCACCCAGAATCCCCCTCAGAGCAAAG gatgCTGTTTTGTAACTTTTTATACAAGAAAAGCTGCACTGGAggcccagaatgcattgcacaacATAAAGACTTTAAGTGGG atGCATCATCCCATTCAGATGAAACCCGCTGACAGTGAGAAAACAAGTG CGGTAGAAGACCGAAAACTCTTCATCGGAATGGTTTCAAAGAAATACGGCGAGAACGAGATCAGAATGATGTTCGCGTCTTTCGGACAGATGGAAGAGTGCCGAATTCTCCGGGGACCAGATGGTCAGAGCAGAG GCTGTGCGTTTGTCACATTTGCTACCAGGGCAATGGCACAGAATGCAATCAAAACCATGCATCACTCTCAGACTATGGAG GGCTGTTCCTCACCTTTGGTGGTGAAGTTTgccgacacacagagagataagGAGCAGCGgcgcctgcagcagcagctagtGCAGCAGATTCAGCAGCTCAACAGCGCCTCCACCTGGGGAAACCTGGCCGGCCTGGGTACCCTCACACCGCAGTACCTGGCA TTGCTCCAACAGGCCACATCTACCAGTAACCAAGGCAGTTTCAATAATATGCAGAGGCTAGGAG CAGGCATGAACCCCCTTCAGCTGCAGAATTTGGCCACattagctgctgctgcagctgcagcccaGAGCTCTGGCAGCCCGAACTCCACCAGCACCATGTCTGCAAACAGTGCAGCCCTGGGAGCCCTGGCCAGTCCAG TCGGTTCAACAGCAGCGTCCAGTGCAGGTGCTGCCATGAACACCTTGGCATCTCTGGGCACACTGCAGGGTCTCACTGGCACCTCTATGGGCCTCAACCTCAACGCTCTTACCAACAGTATCAGTG GTATGGGGGCCATGAATGGAGGCCTGGGAGCCTCCATGGCCAACGGGTCAGCAGCCAGCTCCATGGACGCTCTGACCCAGGCCTACTCAGGGATGCAGCAGTACACCGCCTCCGCCCTGCCCTCCCTCTATGGCCAGTCTCTCCTGCAGCAAAGCATTGCTGGCGGCCAGAAAGAAG TAGGGCCAGAGGGCGCCAACCTTTTTATCTACCACCTGCCCCAGGAGTTTGGGGACCAGGATCTTCTGCAGATGTTTATGCCTTTTGGAAATGTGGTTTCTGCCAAAGTCTTCATTGACAAGCAGACCAATCTGAGCAAGTGCTTTG GGTTTGTCAGCTATGACAATCCTGTGTCTGCGCAAGCTGCCATCCAGGCCATGAATGGTTTCCAGATCGGAATGAAGAGGCTGAAGGTTCAGCTGAAGCGCTCCAAGAACGACAGCAAACCCTACTGA
- the LOC144522331 gene encoding CUGBP Elav-like family member 2 isoform X7 has product MTSAYNLDFHPLAESRLMASSDTVNGNGSKMNGSLEQLDQPDLDSIKMFVGQIPRSWSETELKELFEPFGPVHQINILRDRTQNPPQSKGCCFVTFYTRKAALEAQNALHNIKTLSGMHHPIQMKPADSEKTSAVEDRKLFIGMVSKKYGENEIRMMFASFGQMEECRILRGPDGQSRGCAFVTFATRAMAQNAIKTMHHSQTMEGCSSPLVVKFADTQRDKEQRRLQQQLVQQIQQLNSASTWGNLAGLGTLTPQYLALLQQATSTSNQGSFNNMQRLGVGSTAASSAGAAMNTLASLGTLQGLTGTSMGLNLNALTNSISGMGAMNGGLGASMANGSAASSMDALTQAYSGMQQYTASALPSLYGQSLLQQSIAGGQKEGPEGANLFIYHLPQEFGDQDLLQMFMPFGNVVSAKVFIDKQTNLSKCFGFVSYDNPVSAQAAIQAMNGFQIGMKRLKVQLKRSKNDSKPY; this is encoded by the exons CAACGGCAACGGCAGCAAGATGAACGGGTCGCTTGAGCAATTGGACCAGCCGGACCTAGACTCCATCAAGATGTTTGTGGGACAGATCCCGCGATCCTGGTCAGAAACAGAACTTAAAGAGCTTTTTGAGCCCTTCGGACCTGTGCATCAGATCAACATCCTACGTGATCGCACCCAGAATCCCCCTCAGAGCAAAG gatgCTGTTTTGTAACTTTTTATACAAGAAAAGCTGCACTGGAggcccagaatgcattgcacaacATAAAGACTTTAAGTGGG atGCATCATCCCATTCAGATGAAACCCGCTGACAGTGAGAAAACAAGTG CGGTAGAAGACCGAAAACTCTTCATCGGAATGGTTTCAAAGAAATACGGCGAGAACGAGATCAGAATGATGTTCGCGTCTTTCGGACAGATGGAAGAGTGCCGAATTCTCCGGGGACCAGATGGTCAGAGCAGAG GCTGTGCGTTTGTCACATTTGCTACCAGGGCAATGGCACAGAATGCAATCAAAACCATGCATCACTCTCAGACTATGGAG GGCTGTTCCTCACCTTTGGTGGTGAAGTTTgccgacacacagagagataagGAGCAGCGgcgcctgcagcagcagctagtGCAGCAGATTCAGCAGCTCAACAGCGCCTCCACCTGGGGAAACCTGGCCGGCCTGGGTACCCTCACACCGCAGTACCTGGCA TTGCTCCAACAGGCCACATCTACCAGTAACCAAGGCAGTTTCAATAATATGCAGAGGCTAGGAG TCGGTTCAACAGCAGCGTCCAGTGCAGGTGCTGCCATGAACACCTTGGCATCTCTGGGCACACTGCAGGGTCTCACTGGCACCTCTATGGGCCTCAACCTCAACGCTCTTACCAACAGTATCAGTG GTATGGGGGCCATGAATGGAGGCCTGGGAGCCTCCATGGCCAACGGGTCAGCAGCCAGCTCCATGGACGCTCTGACCCAGGCCTACTCAGGGATGCAGCAGTACACCGCCTCCGCCCTGCCCTCCCTCTATGGCCAGTCTCTCCTGCAGCAAAGCATTGCTGGCGGCCAGAAAGAAG GGCCAGAGGGCGCCAACCTTTTTATCTACCACCTGCCCCAGGAGTTTGGGGACCAGGATCTTCTGCAGATGTTTATGCCTTTTGGAAATGTGGTTTCTGCCAAAGTCTTCATTGACAAGCAGACCAATCTGAGCAAGTGCTTTG GGTTTGTCAGCTATGACAATCCTGTGTCTGCGCAAGCTGCCATCCAGGCCATGAATGGTTTCCAGATCGGAATGAAGAGGCTGAAGGTTCAGCTGAAGCGCTCCAAGAACGACAGCAAACCCTACTGA
- the LOC144522331 gene encoding CUGBP Elav-like family member 2 isoform X3 has translation MTSAYNLDFHPLAESRLMASSDTVNGNGSKMNGSLEQLDQPDLDSIKMFVGQIPRSWSETELKELFEPFGPVHQINILRDRTQNPPQSKGCCFVTFYTRKAALEAQNALHNIKTLSGMHHPIQMKPADSEKTSAVEDRKLFIGMVSKKYGENEIRMMFASFGQMEECRILRGPDGQSRGCAFVTFATRAMAQNAIKTMHHSQTMEGCSSPLVVKFADTQRDKEQRRLQQQLVQQIQQLNSASTWGNLAGLGTLTPQYLALLQQATSTSNQGSFNNMQRLGGMNPLQLQNLATLAAAAAAAQSSGSPNSTSTMSANSAALGALASPVGSTAASSAGAAMNTLASLGTLQGLTGTSMGLNLNALTNSISGMGAMNGGLGASMANGSAASSMDALTQAYSGMQQYTASALPSLYGQSLLQQSIAGGQKEVGPEGANLFIYHLPQEFGDQDLLQMFMPFGNVVSAKVFIDKQTNLSKCFGFVSYDNPVSAQAAIQAMNGFQIGMKRLKVQLKRSKNDSKPY, from the exons CAACGGCAACGGCAGCAAGATGAACGGGTCGCTTGAGCAATTGGACCAGCCGGACCTAGACTCCATCAAGATGTTTGTGGGACAGATCCCGCGATCCTGGTCAGAAACAGAACTTAAAGAGCTTTTTGAGCCCTTCGGACCTGTGCATCAGATCAACATCCTACGTGATCGCACCCAGAATCCCCCTCAGAGCAAAG gatgCTGTTTTGTAACTTTTTATACAAGAAAAGCTGCACTGGAggcccagaatgcattgcacaacATAAAGACTTTAAGTGGG atGCATCATCCCATTCAGATGAAACCCGCTGACAGTGAGAAAACAAGTG CGGTAGAAGACCGAAAACTCTTCATCGGAATGGTTTCAAAGAAATACGGCGAGAACGAGATCAGAATGATGTTCGCGTCTTTCGGACAGATGGAAGAGTGCCGAATTCTCCGGGGACCAGATGGTCAGAGCAGAG GCTGTGCGTTTGTCACATTTGCTACCAGGGCAATGGCACAGAATGCAATCAAAACCATGCATCACTCTCAGACTATGGAG GGCTGTTCCTCACCTTTGGTGGTGAAGTTTgccgacacacagagagataagGAGCAGCGgcgcctgcagcagcagctagtGCAGCAGATTCAGCAGCTCAACAGCGCCTCCACCTGGGGAAACCTGGCCGGCCTGGGTACCCTCACACCGCAGTACCTGGCA TTGCTCCAACAGGCCACATCTACCAGTAACCAAGGCAGTTTCAATAATATGCAGAGGCTAGGAG GCATGAACCCCCTTCAGCTGCAGAATTTGGCCACattagctgctgctgcagctgcagcccaGAGCTCTGGCAGCCCGAACTCCACCAGCACCATGTCTGCAAACAGTGCAGCCCTGGGAGCCCTGGCCAGTCCAG TCGGTTCAACAGCAGCGTCCAGTGCAGGTGCTGCCATGAACACCTTGGCATCTCTGGGCACACTGCAGGGTCTCACTGGCACCTCTATGGGCCTCAACCTCAACGCTCTTACCAACAGTATCAGTG GTATGGGGGCCATGAATGGAGGCCTGGGAGCCTCCATGGCCAACGGGTCAGCAGCCAGCTCCATGGACGCTCTGACCCAGGCCTACTCAGGGATGCAGCAGTACACCGCCTCCGCCCTGCCCTCCCTCTATGGCCAGTCTCTCCTGCAGCAAAGCATTGCTGGCGGCCAGAAAGAAG TAGGGCCAGAGGGCGCCAACCTTTTTATCTACCACCTGCCCCAGGAGTTTGGGGACCAGGATCTTCTGCAGATGTTTATGCCTTTTGGAAATGTGGTTTCTGCCAAAGTCTTCATTGACAAGCAGACCAATCTGAGCAAGTGCTTTG GGTTTGTCAGCTATGACAATCCTGTGTCTGCGCAAGCTGCCATCCAGGCCATGAATGGTTTCCAGATCGGAATGAAGAGGCTGAAGGTTCAGCTGAAGCGCTCCAAGAACGACAGCAAACCCTACTGA
- the LOC144522331 gene encoding CUGBP Elav-like family member 2 isoform X6, with amino-acid sequence MTSAYNLDFHPLAESRLMASSDTVNGNGSKMNGSLEQLDQPDLDSIKMFVGQIPRSWSETELKELFEPFGPVHQINILRDRTQNPPQSKGCCFVTFYTRKAALEAQNALHNIKTLSGMHHPIQMKPADSEKTSAVEDRKLFIGMVSKKYGENEIRMMFASFGQMEECRILRGPDGQSRGCAFVTFATRAMAQNAIKTMHHSQTMEGCSSPLVVKFADTQRDKEQRRLQQQLVQQIQQLNSASTWGNLAGLGTLTPQYLALLQQATSTSNQGSFNNMQRLGVGSTAASSAGAAMNTLASLGTLQGLTGTSMGLNLNALTNSISGMGAMNGGLGASMANGSAASSMDALTQAYSGMQQYTASALPSLYGQSLLQQSIAGGQKEVGPEGANLFIYHLPQEFGDQDLLQMFMPFGNVVSAKVFIDKQTNLSKCFGFVSYDNPVSAQAAIQAMNGFQIGMKRLKVQLKRSKNDSKPY; translated from the exons CAACGGCAACGGCAGCAAGATGAACGGGTCGCTTGAGCAATTGGACCAGCCGGACCTAGACTCCATCAAGATGTTTGTGGGACAGATCCCGCGATCCTGGTCAGAAACAGAACTTAAAGAGCTTTTTGAGCCCTTCGGACCTGTGCATCAGATCAACATCCTACGTGATCGCACCCAGAATCCCCCTCAGAGCAAAG gatgCTGTTTTGTAACTTTTTATACAAGAAAAGCTGCACTGGAggcccagaatgcattgcacaacATAAAGACTTTAAGTGGG atGCATCATCCCATTCAGATGAAACCCGCTGACAGTGAGAAAACAAGTG CGGTAGAAGACCGAAAACTCTTCATCGGAATGGTTTCAAAGAAATACGGCGAGAACGAGATCAGAATGATGTTCGCGTCTTTCGGACAGATGGAAGAGTGCCGAATTCTCCGGGGACCAGATGGTCAGAGCAGAG GCTGTGCGTTTGTCACATTTGCTACCAGGGCAATGGCACAGAATGCAATCAAAACCATGCATCACTCTCAGACTATGGAG GGCTGTTCCTCACCTTTGGTGGTGAAGTTTgccgacacacagagagataagGAGCAGCGgcgcctgcagcagcagctagtGCAGCAGATTCAGCAGCTCAACAGCGCCTCCACCTGGGGAAACCTGGCCGGCCTGGGTACCCTCACACCGCAGTACCTGGCA TTGCTCCAACAGGCCACATCTACCAGTAACCAAGGCAGTTTCAATAATATGCAGAGGCTAGGAG TCGGTTCAACAGCAGCGTCCAGTGCAGGTGCTGCCATGAACACCTTGGCATCTCTGGGCACACTGCAGGGTCTCACTGGCACCTCTATGGGCCTCAACCTCAACGCTCTTACCAACAGTATCAGTG GTATGGGGGCCATGAATGGAGGCCTGGGAGCCTCCATGGCCAACGGGTCAGCAGCCAGCTCCATGGACGCTCTGACCCAGGCCTACTCAGGGATGCAGCAGTACACCGCCTCCGCCCTGCCCTCCCTCTATGGCCAGTCTCTCCTGCAGCAAAGCATTGCTGGCGGCCAGAAAGAAG TAGGGCCAGAGGGCGCCAACCTTTTTATCTACCACCTGCCCCAGGAGTTTGGGGACCAGGATCTTCTGCAGATGTTTATGCCTTTTGGAAATGTGGTTTCTGCCAAAGTCTTCATTGACAAGCAGACCAATCTGAGCAAGTGCTTTG GGTTTGTCAGCTATGACAATCCTGTGTCTGCGCAAGCTGCCATCCAGGCCATGAATGGTTTCCAGATCGGAATGAAGAGGCTGAAGGTTCAGCTGAAGCGCTCCAAGAACGACAGCAAACCCTACTGA
- the LOC144522331 gene encoding CUGBP Elav-like family member 2 isoform X4 produces the protein MTSAYNLDFHPLAESRLMASSDTVNGNGSKMNGSLEQLDQPDLDSIKMFVGQIPRSWSETELKELFEPFGPVHQINILRDRTQNPPQSKGCCFVTFYTRKAALEAQNALHNIKTLSGMHHPIQMKPADSEKTSAVEDRKLFIGMVSKKYGENEIRMMFASFGQMEECRILRGPDGQSRGCAFVTFATRAMAQNAIKTMHHSQTMEGCSSPLVVKFADTQRDKEQRRLQQQLVQQIQQLNSASTWGNLAGLGTLTPQYLALLQQATSTSNQGSFNNMQRLGGMNPLQLQNLATLAAAAAAAQSSGSPNSTSTMSANSAALGALASPVGSTAASSAGAAMNTLASLGTLQGLTGTSMGLNLNALTNSISGMGAMNGGLGASMANGSAASSMDALTQAYSGMQQYTASALPSLYGQSLLQQSIAGGQKEGPEGANLFIYHLPQEFGDQDLLQMFMPFGNVVSAKVFIDKQTNLSKCFGFVSYDNPVSAQAAIQAMNGFQIGMKRLKVQLKRSKNDSKPY, from the exons CAACGGCAACGGCAGCAAGATGAACGGGTCGCTTGAGCAATTGGACCAGCCGGACCTAGACTCCATCAAGATGTTTGTGGGACAGATCCCGCGATCCTGGTCAGAAACAGAACTTAAAGAGCTTTTTGAGCCCTTCGGACCTGTGCATCAGATCAACATCCTACGTGATCGCACCCAGAATCCCCCTCAGAGCAAAG gatgCTGTTTTGTAACTTTTTATACAAGAAAAGCTGCACTGGAggcccagaatgcattgcacaacATAAAGACTTTAAGTGGG atGCATCATCCCATTCAGATGAAACCCGCTGACAGTGAGAAAACAAGTG CGGTAGAAGACCGAAAACTCTTCATCGGAATGGTTTCAAAGAAATACGGCGAGAACGAGATCAGAATGATGTTCGCGTCTTTCGGACAGATGGAAGAGTGCCGAATTCTCCGGGGACCAGATGGTCAGAGCAGAG GCTGTGCGTTTGTCACATTTGCTACCAGGGCAATGGCACAGAATGCAATCAAAACCATGCATCACTCTCAGACTATGGAG GGCTGTTCCTCACCTTTGGTGGTGAAGTTTgccgacacacagagagataagGAGCAGCGgcgcctgcagcagcagctagtGCAGCAGATTCAGCAGCTCAACAGCGCCTCCACCTGGGGAAACCTGGCCGGCCTGGGTACCCTCACACCGCAGTACCTGGCA TTGCTCCAACAGGCCACATCTACCAGTAACCAAGGCAGTTTCAATAATATGCAGAGGCTAGGAG GCATGAACCCCCTTCAGCTGCAGAATTTGGCCACattagctgctgctgcagctgcagcccaGAGCTCTGGCAGCCCGAACTCCACCAGCACCATGTCTGCAAACAGTGCAGCCCTGGGAGCCCTGGCCAGTCCAG TCGGTTCAACAGCAGCGTCCAGTGCAGGTGCTGCCATGAACACCTTGGCATCTCTGGGCACACTGCAGGGTCTCACTGGCACCTCTATGGGCCTCAACCTCAACGCTCTTACCAACAGTATCAGTG GTATGGGGGCCATGAATGGAGGCCTGGGAGCCTCCATGGCCAACGGGTCAGCAGCCAGCTCCATGGACGCTCTGACCCAGGCCTACTCAGGGATGCAGCAGTACACCGCCTCCGCCCTGCCCTCCCTCTATGGCCAGTCTCTCCTGCAGCAAAGCATTGCTGGCGGCCAGAAAGAAG GGCCAGAGGGCGCCAACCTTTTTATCTACCACCTGCCCCAGGAGTTTGGGGACCAGGATCTTCTGCAGATGTTTATGCCTTTTGGAAATGTGGTTTCTGCCAAAGTCTTCATTGACAAGCAGACCAATCTGAGCAAGTGCTTTG GGTTTGTCAGCTATGACAATCCTGTGTCTGCGCAAGCTGCCATCCAGGCCATGAATGGTTTCCAGATCGGAATGAAGAGGCTGAAGGTTCAGCTGAAGCGCTCCAAGAACGACAGCAAACCCTACTGA